A genomic stretch from Shewanella sediminis HAW-EB3 includes:
- a CDS encoding 2OG-Fe(II) oxygenase has protein sequence MISHRTSQTDDSPSLFESIANDIATKGFSINPAALPLDLTHLLAQHITTMPDTHFKRAGIGRTTEHRVNDFVRTDAICWINGDSDAEIGWLNWARSLQAFLNRRLLLGLFSFESHFAHYAKGDFYKKHKDAFTGEGNRVLTVIVYLNEHWSTEDGGELVIYPNQQSISAVIDDHTVSVTPGFGTLVVFLSEEFPHEVLAAQRDRYSIAGWFRLNCSIDNNIDPPR, from the coding sequence TTGATTTCACATCGAACCTCTCAAACAGATGATAGCCCATCTCTTTTTGAATCTATCGCCAATGATATCGCCACTAAAGGCTTTAGTATTAACCCTGCGGCACTTCCTCTGGATTTAACTCATTTATTAGCACAACACATCACCACCATGCCCGACACTCACTTTAAACGTGCAGGCATTGGCCGAACGACTGAGCATAGGGTGAATGACTTTGTGCGTACCGATGCGATCTGTTGGATTAATGGTGACAGCGATGCGGAGATTGGGTGGCTTAACTGGGCCCGGTCGTTGCAAGCATTCTTGAATAGAAGGCTATTATTAGGGTTATTCTCGTTTGAAAGTCACTTTGCTCACTATGCAAAAGGCGACTTTTATAAGAAACACAAAGATGCATTTACAGGTGAAGGCAATCGAGTGCTGACAGTGATTGTTTACCTTAATGAGCATTGGTCTACAGAAGATGGTGGCGAGCTGGTGATTTATCCAAATCAACAATCGATCTCAGCTGTAATTGATGATCACACTGTTAGCGTGACACCAGGCTTTGGTACGCTAGTGGTATTTTTAAGTGAAGAGTTTCCTCACGAAGTACTGGCTGCACAGCGAGACCGTTATTCCATTGCTGGCTGGTTTAGACTCAATTGCAGTATCGACAATAATATTGATCCGCCGCGATAA
- a CDS encoding glutathione S-transferase — protein MSPPILYSLRRCPYTMRARLAILLSKQTVILREIVLKNIPPQMLAVSKHARVPLLVFDDGTVIEESLDIMLWALAQNDPSDLLLSSQVDALPAMLALIDRNDNVFVPALEQYKAAARYHDTAQEHYLDQCQPFISHLEQRLDEHLFLMGMTPSLVDYALLPFVRQFSRVNHRGYLQSPHKNVRRWMNSHYEQPIFSKAMTPCPLWLDNQDIVLFGGQ, from the coding sequence ATGTCACCACCAATACTGTATTCATTGCGACGATGTCCCTATACCATGCGGGCGAGACTGGCCATCTTACTTTCAAAGCAGACGGTCATATTGCGTGAAATCGTGTTGAAGAATATCCCGCCACAGATGCTGGCGGTTTCTAAACATGCCCGCGTGCCGCTGCTGGTGTTCGATGACGGTACTGTGATTGAGGAAAGCCTGGATATCATGCTTTGGGCCCTGGCACAAAATGATCCCAGCGACTTGTTGTTAAGCTCTCAGGTCGATGCATTGCCTGCCATGCTGGCATTAATTGACCGAAACGATAACGTGTTCGTGCCAGCCTTAGAGCAATATAAAGCGGCCGCTCGCTACCATGACACCGCCCAGGAGCATTATCTTGACCAATGCCAGCCCTTTATATCCCACCTCGAACAACGCCTCGACGAACATCTTTTCTTGATGGGGATGACACCGAGTTTGGTTGACTACGCCCTGCTCCCCTTTGTTCGCCAGTTTTCCCGAGTCAATCATCGCGGGTATTTACAGTCGCCACATAAAAATGTGCGCCGTTGGATGAATAGCCATTATGAGCAACCGATATTTTCTAAAGCCATGACGCCATGCCCTCTATGGCTGGATAACCAGGACATCGTCTTATTTGGCGGTCAATGA
- a CDS encoding esterase/lipase family protein, giving the protein MANVVFIHGIANKPEKKILHQLWLNALALNDGIHLGAEGIESTMVYWADVLYESPKKEMAEHENNDSVVEPEDYIDMSWLNELKGQELDWAIKLQKQLGYSVESPDGTDDYCPSGEVIDELETLDFERIPLPWWLKRRLMKILLKDVHHYLFNVEYSPRTDDTFSVQDEIRNRFIKALEQARKKEGPLIVVSHSMGTVIAYDCLTRDPRCPKIDSLITIGSPLGLDEIQDKLQPEWTRENGFPGTIMENWFNIYDRLDPVASLDPNLSNDYQKQGAEVIKDINEQNSGVWRHNISKYLMGAEFRAILSSELKLEE; this is encoded by the coding sequence ATGGCTAATGTTGTATTTATTCATGGAATTGCAAATAAACCAGAAAAAAAGATATTGCATCAGCTGTGGTTAAATGCTTTAGCACTAAATGATGGTATCCATTTGGGAGCTGAAGGCATTGAATCTACGATGGTTTATTGGGCCGATGTCCTCTATGAGTCTCCAAAGAAAGAAATGGCTGAGCATGAAAATAATGACAGCGTTGTAGAACCTGAAGACTATATTGATATGTCTTGGCTGAATGAGCTTAAAGGTCAAGAATTAGATTGGGCTATCAAGTTACAGAAACAGTTAGGTTATAGCGTTGAGTCGCCGGATGGTACGGATGATTATTGCCCTTCGGGTGAAGTTATTGATGAGCTAGAAACACTAGACTTTGAACGAATTCCACTTCCTTGGTGGCTAAAACGCAGATTAATGAAAATCCTTTTAAAAGACGTCCATCATTATCTTTTTAATGTTGAGTATTCCCCTCGTACTGATGATACTTTTAGTGTTCAGGATGAGATTCGAAACCGATTTATTAAAGCTTTGGAGCAAGCTCGCAAAAAAGAAGGACCGTTGATTGTTGTAAGTCACAGTATGGGAACTGTTATTGCCTATGATTGCCTCACTCGAGATCCTCGGTGCCCAAAAATTGACTCGCTGATTACAATAGGTAGCCCTTTGGGTCTAGATGAAATTCAAGACAAGCTTCAACCTGAATGGACTCGGGAAAATGGTTTTCCTGGAACTATAATGGAAAATTGGTTTAACATTTACGACCGTTTAGATCCGGTAGCCAGTTTAGATCCCAACCTTTCTAACGATTATCAAAAACAAGGGGCTGAGGTTATTAAGGACATCAATGAGCAGAACTCTGGGGTTTGGCGACACAATATTTCCAAATATCTGATGGGGGCAGAATTTAGGGCTATATTGTCCAGCGAGCTCAAATTGGAAGAA
- a CDS encoding TIR domain-containing protein — protein sequence MSTRQIHVFISHAWSHSGHYDTLSEWIFNENWSVGQASLDFRDFSVPKDNPIHDADDDDQLQAALFNQIARSHIIVIPMGMYANYSKWIKKEIDGAGLYSKPILAVNPWGQERSSSVVGDAADKKVGWNKKTVINGIWELYK from the coding sequence ATGAGCACAAGACAAATTCATGTTTTTATCAGTCATGCATGGTCTCATTCTGGTCATTATGACACTTTGTCTGAATGGATTTTCAATGAAAACTGGAGTGTAGGTCAAGCTTCGTTAGACTTCAGAGATTTTTCGGTTCCAAAAGATAATCCTATTCATGATGCAGATGATGATGACCAGCTACAAGCTGCACTATTTAATCAAATTGCTCGCAGTCATATCATAGTTATACCTATGGGAATGTATGCAAATTATAGCAAGTGGATTAAAAAGGAAATTGATGGTGCTGGTTTATATAGTAAACCAATTTTAGCTGTAAACCCTTGGGGGCAGGAGAGGAGTTCAAGTGTCGTTGGTGATGCAGCAGATAAGAAAGTTGGCTGGAATAAAAAAACAGTGATCAATGGGATTTGGGAACTGTATAAATAA
- a CDS encoding SufE family protein, protein MPAVDEQFNPSNTQVKGCESQAWLYHELIDDKHYFFANR, encoded by the coding sequence GTGCCTGCGGTCGATGAACAATTTAACCCGTCAAATACCCAAGTAAAAGGTTGCGAAAGCCAAGCATGGCTGTACCATGAACTAATTGATGATAAACATTATTTTTTCGCCAATCGCTAA
- a CDS encoding TM2 domain-containing protein: MKNSDCPRSECTECSQKIDPSLAICPQCHTAQGLEALAGVDPNIQIKNQKLAIWFGFLFGIIGVHKFYLGQYGMGSLYLVFSWTLVPMIIGWVDAIRTMKMSSFNFEQRYYRRVIHNY, translated from the coding sequence ATGAAAAATAGTGATTGCCCGCGCTCTGAATGTACAGAGTGCAGCCAAAAGATCGATCCGAGTTTGGCTATCTGCCCACAATGTCATACTGCGCAAGGGTTAGAGGCTTTAGCGGGAGTCGACCCGAACATTCAGATAAAAAATCAAAAACTCGCTATTTGGTTTGGTTTTTTATTCGGCATCATAGGCGTACATAAGTTCTATTTAGGTCAATACGGAATGGGCAGTTTGTACCTGGTGTTTAGCTGGACCCTGGTACCAATGATTATTGGCTGGGTCGATGCGATCCGCACCATGAAGATGAGCTCATTTAATTTTGAGCAACGATATTATCGTCGTGTAATTCATAATTATTGA
- a CDS encoding peptidase U32 family protein encodes MSRKIELLAPGGDVDAIKAAIVAGANAVYCGLDTFNARNRATNLSFDDLMGVIELAHQYQCEVFLTMNIVILEHEITGLVKLLNQIVNIGIDGIIVQDLGIFNLVKKHFPTLAVHASTQLTTHNPGQIRFLAKVGATRANLSRELNLGEIKSLTTLAHEHDVLTEVFVHGALCIAFSGQCYSSSVSVGNSGNRGRCSQACRDEYEITNAGNKFPLNLKDNSAYFDLPELVDAGVDSLKIEGRIKGAQYVHTVVDSWRQQIDKFVETGQLLSDNTNLYKVFNRDFTNSFLKGDLTKNMFIDNPRDNSFQHANDKHNAISVVQIQAVQKDLSEEKNAIGARVVEKIQHLSIAKQALTIRFSGQAGKPLTVDVTAGKHEFCVQSEMPLIASEQAAVDQSAIEKRFKSLQQGKYALQAFDFSGLDTGLNMPFKELTRIKKQVAFLLNDSVKVIPPVTLPKLTKHSKLTDTPTLSLLISDEKDLHLCDVTDADIYFKLPESFKKNCTKYIDILLRNPRLIPWFPAVLIGKDYLEAVKILERVKPARIVTNNTGVAYKAYEMDISWIAGPFLNTTNSYALLTLQEELNCAGAFISNEINQNQIRNIARPENFKLLYSIYHPILMMTSRQCFFQQTVGCNKPAIEDGCMLKCEKATTITNVKGISFAVDKQKGGYPSIYNHEQFLNMDVIDDFSHLFDEFFIDLTNIGSGSKAELDKVQLIHHFENLIKGDGEAKAQLDAMVTVSTHAQYSQGL; translated from the coding sequence ATGAGTAGAAAAATTGAATTATTGGCACCGGGTGGGGATGTCGATGCGATCAAAGCCGCGATTGTTGCCGGTGCAAACGCCGTCTACTGTGGCCTGGATACATTCAATGCCCGTAACCGGGCGACTAACCTCTCTTTCGATGACTTGATGGGGGTCATTGAGCTCGCACACCAATACCAGTGTGAAGTCTTCCTCACTATGAATATCGTGATCCTGGAGCACGAGATCACAGGCTTAGTTAAGCTGCTCAATCAAATCGTTAATATCGGCATCGATGGCATAATTGTGCAGGATCTGGGGATATTTAATCTGGTCAAGAAGCATTTCCCCACTCTGGCCGTGCACGCATCGACCCAGCTCACCACCCATAACCCTGGGCAAATACGCTTTCTGGCCAAGGTTGGCGCCACCCGAGCCAACCTGTCGCGGGAGTTAAACCTCGGTGAGATTAAGAGTCTCACCACACTCGCCCATGAGCATGATGTGCTTACCGAGGTCTTTGTCCATGGCGCGCTGTGTATCGCCTTCTCGGGCCAGTGTTATTCGAGCTCGGTCAGTGTCGGCAACTCCGGCAACCGTGGTCGATGCAGCCAAGCCTGCCGCGATGAATATGAGATCACCAATGCGGGCAACAAGTTCCCATTGAACCTGAAAGATAACTCGGCCTATTTCGACCTGCCGGAACTGGTCGACGCCGGCGTCGACTCGCTGAAGATCGAGGGGCGCATCAAAGGCGCGCAATATGTCCACACCGTGGTGGATAGCTGGCGCCAGCAGATAGATAAATTTGTCGAAACGGGCCAGTTGTTATCCGATAACACCAACCTTTATAAGGTATTTAACCGTGATTTCACCAACTCCTTCTTGAAGGGCGATCTCACCAAGAATATGTTTATCGATAACCCCCGTGATAACAGCTTTCAGCATGCCAACGATAAACATAACGCCATCTCTGTGGTGCAGATCCAGGCCGTGCAAAAAGACCTTTCTGAAGAGAAAAATGCCATCGGCGCGCGTGTGGTCGAAAAAATTCAGCACTTAAGCATCGCCAAGCAAGCATTGACTATCCGCTTTAGCGGACAAGCCGGCAAGCCGCTAACGGTCGATGTCACCGCTGGCAAGCATGAGTTTTGCGTACAATCTGAGATGCCGCTTATCGCATCCGAGCAAGCGGCGGTCGATCAAAGCGCCATCGAAAAGCGCTTCAAGAGCCTGCAACAGGGCAAATACGCCCTGCAAGCATTCGACTTCAGCGGTCTCGATACCGGCCTCAACATGCCGTTTAAGGAGCTGACCCGAATTAAAAAGCAGGTCGCCTTCCTGTTGAATGATTCGGTCAAAGTGATCCCGCCAGTCACCCTGCCTAAGCTGACAAAACATAGCAAGCTGACCGACACGCCCACGCTATCGCTATTGATAAGCGACGAGAAAGACCTGCACCTTTGTGATGTCACCGACGCCGATATCTACTTTAAACTACCGGAAAGCTTCAAGAAAAACTGCACTAAGTACATAGATATCTTGTTAAGAAATCCAAGGCTGATCCCCTGGTTTCCCGCCGTACTCATAGGCAAAGACTATCTCGAAGCGGTCAAAATTCTTGAGCGAGTCAAGCCTGCGCGAATCGTCACCAATAACACCGGGGTGGCATACAAGGCGTATGAGATGGACATCAGCTGGATAGCCGGGCCTTTCCTCAATACGACCAACTCCTATGCGCTATTAACCCTGCAGGAAGAGCTGAATTGTGCCGGGGCGTTTATCTCCAACGAGATCAACCAAAATCAGATCAGAAATATTGCGCGGCCGGAAAACTTTAAGTTGTTATACAGCATCTATCACCCCATCCTGATGATGACCAGCAGACAGTGTTTCTTCCAACAGACCGTCGGCTGCAACAAGCCCGCTATCGAAGATGGTTGTATGCTCAAGTGTGAAAAAGCCACCACCATCACCAATGTGAAGGGGATCTCTTTTGCCGTCGACAAGCAAAAAGGCGGTTATCCCAGCATCTATAACCATGAGCAGTTCTTGAATATGGATGTCATCGATGATTTCTCACACCTGTTCGATGAGTTCTTTATCGATCTGACCAATATTGGCTCGGGCTCCAAGGCGGAGCTGGATAAAGTCCAGTTAATCCATCACTTTGAAAACCTAATCAAGGGTGACGGTGAAGCTAAAGCGCAGCTCGATGCCATGGTGACAGTGTCGACCCATGCCCAGTACAGCCAAGGGCTGTGA
- a CDS encoding membrane dipeptidase: MTNNACNPTRRRILKGLAAASLLSPLGISPAFAAAKKRLYIDGLSFLPENLADIRASKLDAYLCDISAIETIEQADGTMNYKRTYDACMKSIKEANQIVSANPNILMPGLTGQDIALAVEQERTAVYFQIQGADCVEADSDANSWQHLDQFHQQGLRVLQLTHHYGNRFAGGALDNDGQQGLNKPLTADGRQLIAALNQRNMLIDVSHSSPQTALDTVKASNSPIVHSHGAVRSIVNNARCSPDEVIRAIGDSGGVFGVFMMSFWLTNKPLPTIKDYVKQLDRVVRIGGIDCVAIANDFPLRGQENLLALGNDNAEGIKEYLPWWHSLAAKNVLGFEHEPTHVVIPELNDIDRMSRIDDALAKARYKSTDRDRMLGGNWQRVLKNVLG, encoded by the coding sequence ATGACCAACAATGCTTGCAATCCAACCCGTCGAAGAATACTTAAAGGGTTAGCGGCCGCCTCATTATTAAGCCCGCTGGGGATTTCGCCTGCATTTGCCGCGGCCAAAAAACGCCTTTATATCGATGGCCTCTCCTTTCTTCCTGAAAATCTAGCCGATATCCGTGCCTCCAAACTCGATGCCTACCTTTGCGATATTTCAGCCATTGAAACCATAGAACAAGCCGACGGCACCATGAATTACAAGCGTACCTATGACGCCTGTATGAAAAGCATTAAAGAAGCGAACCAAATCGTTAGCGCCAACCCCAACATATTAATGCCGGGGCTGACAGGCCAGGACATCGCACTGGCAGTCGAGCAAGAGCGCACTGCCGTCTATTTTCAGATCCAAGGCGCCGATTGTGTTGAAGCCGATAGCGATGCCAACTCATGGCAACATCTCGATCAATTTCACCAGCAAGGTTTACGGGTATTACAACTGACGCACCACTACGGCAATCGCTTTGCCGGCGGCGCATTAGATAATGACGGTCAACAGGGTTTAAATAAGCCGTTAACTGCAGATGGCCGCCAATTGATCGCCGCACTTAACCAGCGCAACATGCTCATCGATGTCAGCCATTCGAGCCCCCAGACGGCGCTGGACACCGTAAAAGCCAGTAACAGTCCGATAGTACACAGCCACGGCGCCGTTCGCTCTATCGTCAACAATGCCCGTTGCTCACCCGATGAAGTCATCCGTGCTATCGGTGACAGCGGTGGCGTATTCGGGGTGTTTATGATGAGTTTTTGGTTGACCAATAAACCCCTACCGACCATTAAAGATTATGTAAAGCAACTCGATCGCGTCGTCCGTATCGGCGGCATAGATTGTGTCGCCATCGCCAACGACTTCCCACTGCGTGGCCAAGAGAACTTACTGGCGCTGGGCAATGATAATGCCGAAGGCATCAAAGAGTACTTACCTTGGTGGCACAGTTTAGCCGCTAAAAATGTGTTGGGATTTGAACACGAACCCACACATGTCGTGATCCCCGAACTCAACGATATTGATCGCATGAGCCGCATCGACGATGCACTAGCCAAAGCGCGCTACAAATCCACCGACAGAGACCGCATGCTCGGTGGTAACTGGCAACGCGTGCTTAAAAACGTATTGGGTTAA